In Deltaproteobacteria bacterium, the genomic stretch ACGACGCGGACTTCAACGCGATCGTGGTCCAAGATGACGGGCCGGGCTTCGACCCCGAGGTTCTCCCCAAGGTGTTCGAACCCCTGGTGACCACCCGCGCCAGCGGTGTGGGCCTGGGCCTGGCGTTGGTGCGCAGCGTGGCAGAGCGCCATCGCGGGCGCGCGCAGGCCGAGAATGCGACCGGCGGCGGCGCGCTCGTTCGCCTGCTGCTACCATCCCGGGAGGCGCAGATCGCCCCGGAATCATGAGCCCTGGATCGGTCCTGATCGTCGATGACAACGAGGACTTGGCCGAGAACCTCGGCGAGGTCTTGAGCGACGAGGGCTACGAGTGTGCCATCGCCCACTGCGGCAACGCGGCCATCGCCCGTCTGCGAGAGAGCGACTTCGACCTGGTGATCACCGACCTGCGCATGTCGCCCGGCGACGGGCTCGCGGTGGTCGAGGCAGTCCGCCAGCGCTCGGCGACCACGCCGATCGTCGTGATGACCGCGTTCGCGGGCGAGCTGCACATCGACACGGCGCAGCGCGCGGGTGTCACCACGGTGGTCGCGAAGCCGGTCGATCCCGGCAAGCTGATCCTGCTGGTCCGCGGCCAGCTCGACCGTGAACCACCGGGCGGCGTCCCGTAGGCGCCGCCATGAGCCTCGCGGGCGCACGCATCGTCGTCATCGACGACCAAGCCGACCTCGCGGACAACCTGCGGGAGATCCTCGAGATCGACGGCGCGACGGTGGCGCTGGCCGGCACCGCGGCCGACGGCCTCGAGGTCGCGGCCGCCGGCTGCGACGTGGCGTTGGTGGACGTGCGGCTGCCCGACAGCACCGGCATGTCACTGCTGCCCCGCCTGCACGCGCTCGACCCCGCCACGGCCGTCGTGCTCATCACGGGCCACGCATCGATCGACGACGCCATCGAGGCCGTGCGCGAGGGCGCATATGCGTACGTGCTCAAGCCCTTCGACAGCGTCGATCTGCACGCCACCGTCTCGCGCGCGTGCGCACAGGTCGCGCTCGTCCGACGCACGGCAGCGCTACAGCGCGAGCTCGAACGACGCGAGGACGAGCTGCGTACGCTGGTCGACACCGTCGCCGCGCTACTGCTGGTGCTCGACGGCGACGGCAACGTCATCGACGCCAATCCGGCGGTCGCCGCCGTGTTGCTCACGCCGGTCGAGACCTTGATCGGCCAGGCGTGGGCGAGCTACGTGCCGCCCCGCGATCGACCCGCGCTGCTCGAGGCCTACAGCCAGGTGCGTGCGGGCATGGGCGCATCGTTCGAGGGCCGGGTGTTGCGACAGCACGGCAGCCACGTCGAGGAGCGGGTGATCCGCTGGCGCCTCGCCGGCGCCGCCGGCCGCGACGGGTTCCGCATGTACGCCTCGGGCCTCGACCTCACCGAGACCCGCGCGCTCGAGCGGCGCACCTCGCTGGCCGAGAAGCTCGCCGCGGTCGGCACGGTCTCCGCGGGTCTCGCCCACGAGATCCGCAATCCCCTCAACGCCGCCACGCTGCAGCTGCAGCTGCTCGAGCGACGGCTGCTCAAGGTCGTCGACGCCGAGCGAGCCGGCACCATGCTCGAGCCCATCGGGCTGGTCCGCGAGGAGCTCGCGCGGCTGTCGCGACTGGTCACGGAGTTCTTGCAGTTCGCCCGCCCGGCCGCGCTGCAGGCCCGCGACACCGATCTCGCGAACGTGCTGGCCCAGGTGGTCGAGCTCGAGCGGCCGGTCGCCCGCGAACGCGGCATCGCGCTCGAGCTGCACGCCCCGCAGGACGCGGTCATCGTCGAGGCCGACGGCGAACGGATCAAGCAGATCGCGTTCAATTTGGTGCGCAACGCGATCGAGGCCGCGCAATCGCGCGTACTGGTGTCTGTCGAGGTCGACGGCGCGGGCGCTCGCATCCGCGTGCGCGACGACGGCCCTGGCATCCCCGCGACCGATCTCCATCGCATCTTCGAGCCGTTCTTCACCACCAAGGAGGGCGGCACGGGCCTCGGCATGGCGATCGTGCACAGCCTGGTGGAGCGCCACGGCGGGCACATCGAGGTCAACTGCAACGGTGGCACCGAGGTCGTGATCGCGCTGCGGCGCCACGTGCCGTGAGGCACGAAGGACGAGGGGCCGCTAGCGCGCTGCGGCGGACGTCTCGACCGCGTCGATCGCCGCACGCGCGCGGGTGACCATCGGCGCGAAGCCGGGGTGCGTCGCCCCGAAGTCGATCATCGCGCGCAGGATCTCGAGCGCGCGGGCGTCGTCACCGATCGCCGCGAGATCGTCGGCGTAGTGCAGCGCAGCCTGGGCCGCCGCGTGGTCGTGCTCCTCGAATTCCGGCACGCGCCCGAGCCCGCGCTCCCAGTACGGCACCGCCGCTGCCGGACTGCCCAGCTGATGCAGCACCGAGCCGAGATTGCGCGCCGACATGCGCGCGCTGCTGTGCCCCTCGCCGAACGCGGCCACCTGGATGCGATAGGCCCGCTCCAGCAGCTCGCGCCCCGCGTGCGCACGATCCATGTTGCGCAGCAGCAGGCCCATGTTGTTGAGCACACCCGCCACCGCGGGGTGCTCGGGGCCGTAGGTGAGCTCCTGCAGCCGAAGAGACTCGCGGTAGTGCGCGAGTGCGTCGTCGTGGCGTCGCGAGGCGAACTCGGCGTTGGCCAGCGACGTCAGGTAGGCCGCCAGTCGCAGGTCGTGGCGATCGGGCGCCGCGCGCACGCGCTCGACCGCGCGACCGAGGTGCCCGATCGCGGCCTCCCACTGACCGAAGCGGGTCTCGACCAGGCCCTGCGCCCGCTGCAGCTCGCTCTCGAGCTCGTCGGCCACCACCGGGTTGTGACGCCGCAGTCGCGCGATGAGACCTTCGGCGTCGCGCACACGCGACAGCGCGGCAGCCTCTTGCCGCTGCTCGTAGCCCAGCTGCACGACCTGCCGGTTGGCGGCCGCGATGGCGTCGACGGTGCTCCCGCTGCGCAGCGCGGCCTCCCAGGCCTCCTGTGTCGACGCGAACGCGCCATCGTCGTCATCGAGCTGATCCTGATAGCGCTCGCGCGCCATCAGGGCCCGCGGCAGCAGCCGCTCGTCGTCGAGGCCGCGCGCCAGCTCGACGGCCGATTCGGCCTCGCGCAGCCCGTCGTG encodes the following:
- a CDS encoding response regulator; protein product: MSPGSVLIVDDNEDLAENLGEVLSDEGYECAIAHCGNAAIARLRESDFDLVITDLRMSPGDGLAVVEAVRQRSATTPIVVMTAFAGELHIDTAQRAGVTTVVAKPVDPGKLILLVRGQLDREPPGGVP
- a CDS encoding response regulator; this translates as MSLAGARIVVIDDQADLADNLREILEIDGATVALAGTAADGLEVAAAGCDVALVDVRLPDSTGMSLLPRLHALDPATAVVLITGHASIDDAIEAVREGAYAYVLKPFDSVDLHATVSRACAQVALVRRTAALQRELERREDELRTLVDTVAALLLVLDGDGNVIDANPAVAAVLLTPVETLIGQAWASYVPPRDRPALLEAYSQVRAGMGASFEGRVLRQHGSHVEERVIRWRLAGAAGRDGFRMYASGLDLTETRALERRTSLAEKLAAVGTVSAGLAHEIRNPLNAATLQLQLLERRLLKVVDAERAGTMLEPIGLVREELARLSRLVTEFLQFARPAALQARDTDLANVLAQVVELERPVARERGIALELHAPQDAVIVEADGERIKQIAFNLVRNAIEAAQSRVLVSVEVDGAGARIRVRDDGPGIPATDLHRIFEPFFTTKEGGTGLGMAIVHSLVERHGGHIEVNCNGGTEVVIALRRHVP